The following proteins are co-located in the Solanum pennellii chromosome 8, SPENNV200 genome:
- the LOC107027001 gene encoding transcription factor bHLH153-like: MMQHKRSPISLEHSSSLTSLTPKRLKADMPISSKEKKEKFGERIVALQQLVSPYGKTDTASVLLEAMGYIKFLHEQVKVLSAPYLGTMPMSKTQESQPYNLRSQGLCLVPVSYTVGVASSNGADIWAPIKTSQKF; the protein is encoded by the exons ATGATGCAACACAAAAGAAGTCCAATTTCCCTCGAGCATAGCAGCAGCCTCACATCTCTTACACCAAAACGACTAAAGGCCGATATGCCCATTTCCTCCAAG gagaagaaggagaagtttGGTGAACGTATTGTTGCTCTTCAACAGCTGGTGTCACCATATGGCAAG ACAGATACGGCTTCTGTTCTCCTTGAGGCAATGGGATACATAAAATTCCTCCATGAACAAGTGAAG GTGTTGAGTGCACCATACCTCGGAACTATGCCAATGTCGAAGACACAG GAATCACAACCTTACAATTTGAGAAGCCAAGGCTTATGTCTTGTGCCGGTATCATATACTGTTGGTGTGGCAAGCAGCAATGGTGCTGATATTTGGGCTCCCATTAAGACCTCACAAAAGTTCTAG